The Prochlorococcus marinus str. MIT 9301 genome segment ACAAATTATTCCTACAAATCAAGTTAAACTATTTTTGATTTTACCATTTATTAATTCTCCAACTATCGCGATGGAGCTATAAGCTATCAAAACTATTGTGACTTCTTGCCATGCGAAGGAACTTAGTGATTCTTGCAATTGCCAACCTAGACCAACACTTCCAATAACCCCAACAATTGCAGTTTCTCTAATAATGATGTCAGATCTATAAGCACAATATGCTAAGTAACTTTTTGCTTGTTGAGAAAATAAACCTAAAAGCCAACTAGTCTTTTTTGAGATTCCTAGAGATTTCATTGCAATATAATTTTTCTTGTCTTGGCTATCTAGATTTGTAAAAAGTAATTTGCTAGTAATACCAGCATTGTGGAGACCTAATGTTAAAGCTGCTAAAGATAAAGAAGGATTATTAAAAGTTAATAGAGTTAGAATTATTACAGGTGTAGGTATTAAACGTAATAAAAATGCAAAAATTTTTATAAAAATTTTAGAACTATTATTGTTAAAAATTCCTATTACTAATGGAGGTAAACTAATTGCAATTCCTGTTGATAAAAGACTTAAAATTATTGTTTCTAATATAAGTTTTAAGAAATCAAATAATCCTAAATCTGAGCTTGATTTAAATAATGAACTAACGGAATTAAAATTTTCGATATTATTATTAAAAATAAAATAAAGAAAATATGAAAAAGAAAATAAAATTGTTATGAAAAAAACTGCAATAAAAAAAATAGATAGGATTTTATTTGTAGTATTAAATTTTATTTTTTTGAATATTAATCCAGAAAGAATTATCAAAATTGCTAAGGACCATAAATAAGTCCATAACTCTCTAAAATTCAAAGTTTGGAAAGATAAAAAAATACTGGTACCTATTCCTCCAATCCCAAAAAATCCTAAAATCACCGTACTTCTTATTGAACACTCTAATCGATATAAACCAAAGTTTTTAAATGTATTTATTATTGGATTCCATATTAAAGTTAGTAAAGAAGAAAATTTAGGTGCATTTATTTGATTTATAGATTCAAAACTTTTGTAGTCAATAGTTTCTAATTGTTCAGCAAAAACTTTTGAATTTACAGCAATATAAGGTATACATATAGCTATTATTCCTATCGAAAAATTTATTCCATATATTTGCATTAATAGTATTCCCCAAACCACTTCGTGTATAGATCTAATTATTGTTAGAAAAAACCTTACTATGCGGTAGAAAAAATTTGGAATATTAAAGATTTTATAAAAAATATTTGAGGAAATTATTCCAAAAATTGCTCCAAAAATAATACTTACTAACCAACTAAAAAAACCAATTAAAATAGTTTCATTTAATCGCTTAATTACGGTAATAATAATTTCATTATCGATCTTGGGATTAAATGCAGAAATTAAGAATTCTTGGAATAATTTAAATCCTCCAAAATGAATATTGTTTATTAATTGATACCCTAGAGGTATGCATACCAAAATTGGAAGAAAAGATAATGAGGTATAGTTTAATTTTAATTTGTTCAACTAATTAATATATTTTCTCTAAATGAATCTTCTTTAAGTTATTTCTTTTGATATTGAAAAAAATTTTACCATCCCTTATTCCAATAACTTTATCGAAATCGTTCAGCAAATCTAATCTATGTAATGCAACTAATGCGGTCTTTGGGGATTTTTTTGTTTTATTTTTATCTACATTCTCTAGCAGAAGGTTTTTAATTGTTGTTATCAATTTGGGATCTAGATTATTAAAAGGCTCATCTGCAAGTAATATATTTGATTCTTGAATTAATGATCTAGCTATAGCCACCCTTTGTTTTTGCCCCCCAGATAGTTTTCTGATTTTTTTGTCGTAAATAGAGTTATGAAGTCTACATAATTTCATATATTTATGCGCCTTCTTAAAAGAACTTATATTTAGTAAATTTTTAAAAGCGAAATAAAAATTGTTTTCCGCTAGTAGTCCACAATTAACATTTTGTTCTGCAGAGAGATCTTCTATTAATCTTAAATCTTGCCAAATAGTTGTTATTTTACTTTTCTTCTTTCTATCTAATTCCTCGAAACTTTCATTGAATAATTTAACCTTACCTTGAGTTGGCTTTATAGTGCCATTAAGTACTGATATAAGTGTAGTTTTTCCTGAACCGCTTTTACCTAAAAGTGCAATTTTTTCCCCAGAATTTATTTTTAAATTTATTTTATTTAGGATCAGATCATTTTTGTATTTATAAGATATATTTTCTAATTCTAAGACAGTATTATTCATCTAATTTTATTTAATTTCCTCCCGATTTCCTCTATATTTTTATATTGTTTTGATTCTGCCTTTATAAATCTTTTTGCATTAAACATATCTAATATCTGTTTATGTGATTTTTGCTTTATATCTAAATTTAGAATTACTGATTTAAGTTCTTTTGTAAACCCCTCCCCGAATCTATTTTCAAGATCACCTTGAGCTACCCAATGATAGTCAACATATTCTGGTGTGATCCAGAATAATTCTAAATTACTTGTTCTTTTGGGATTATTTTTAAGATTGTTTTCCCAAACCTGTTTATTTAAAGCTCCAGCATCAAATGCCCCACTATTAACTAAAGCTATAGTGGCATCATGACTCCCACTAAAACCTGCTTTTTTCCCTTTAAAATGTTTAATTTCTACCCCTGCTTGATTTAAAAAATATTCTGGCATTAATCTTCCAGAAGTTGAGTTTTCAGAGCCAAAAGTAAATCTTAAATTCTTTAGTTTTTTAAGTCCTTTAATGTTTGAAATTGAGTTAAGTTCTAAATTTTTGTTTACTACAAAAACACTTTTAAATTCCTTATCGATATCTCTTTGAGCTATGACAATTGAATTAGGTGTTTGTAATCTTGCTTGAACTCCTGATAAACCTCCAAACCAAACTAAATCTAAATCTTTAGTTCTAAATCCAGTTACTGCTGCTATATAATTAATAACAGGAATGTATTTAACTTCTACATCAAGTTGTTTGGATAATTCTTTTGAAAATAAATTAAATCTTTTGTCCAAAACATCTTGGTTTTGATCAGGTATTGCTCCAACTTTTAAAACTTTGGGATTTGAAAATACAGGTGATGAAAAAACAGAAAATAATAGAGATGAACTTACAAGGAAATACTTTAAATTAAACATAACTTAGTTAAATTAATAGTATTCAGAGATTGCTTTTTCAATCCTCTGAAGTCCATCTTTTATTTTAATTTCTGAAGCTGCACAAGATATTCTTATACATTGATCAGCTCCAAAAGCTTTTCCAGGTACAACAACTAATCCGTAATCTTGAAGAGCTTTATTGCAGAAATCAACAGAAGTAATTGAGGAGTTGGGTAATTTTGGAAATGCGTAAAATGCTCCATTAGGTTCTTCAATATAAATCCCATTTATATTGTTAAGGCCCTCATAGAGAATTCTTCTTCTTTGATCATAATGGCTATTTATCATTGAGAAAAACTCATTATTAATTTTTAAAGCCTCTAAAGCACCTTTTTGAACAAAAGAGCAAACATTACTTGTACTTTGACTTTGTAATGCTGAGGATGCTTTGATTACATCTTTGGGGCCTACTAAATAACCTATCCTCCAGCCAGTCATAGCCCATCCTTTAGCAAACCCATTTATTATAAAAATTCTATTTTTTAAGTCATTTGCTAATGAAGATAAACTGTAGTGTTTAAATTCTTTTTTAAGGATTAGTTCGTAAATCTCATCAGAAAGAATATTGATATTTGGATTTTCTCTAGCTAAATCGGCAATTTGTAATAATTCTTCCTTTGACATAACTCTTCCAGTGGGGTTATTAGGAGAATTGATAATTATAAATTTAGTTTTTGAAGAGATTTTAGACTTCAAATCTTCTATATTTATTTTGAATCCATCTTCTGCAGAAGAATTTGTAAAAATTGGCTTCCCACCCGCCAATCTAACCATCTGGGGATAACTTAACCAATATGGAGAAGGAATAATAACTTCGTCTCCAGTATTTAACAATACTTGGAAAAGATTATATATTGCTTGCTTGGCACCATTTGTGACCATTACATTTTCAAATTCATAATTTAAATCGTTTTGAATTTGAAGTTTATTTGCAATTGCTTTTCGGAGATCTAAATTCCCCGCTGCGGGCCCGTACTTTGTAAATCCATCAAATATAGCTTTACTTGTAGCCTCTATAACTTCTTTTGGGGCATCAAAATCAGGTTCACCTGCACTTAAATTGCAAATATCTACTCCTTCTGCAGATAATTGATTTGCTTTAGCACTTATCTGCAATGTAAGAGATGGCTCAATTGAAAGTGCCCGATCAGATAAATTAACTTGACTCATTGACTTATGACTTTTCAAATATGACTTTTAATAATGACAAATGCATAAATTAAGAATAAATAAAACTATCACACTATGGTTTAATTTAGTTCATTTTCTTAATCTATTTTATTTTCATGTTTTGAGTTCTTAAGATAAAAATATTTAAAGTTTTATTTTCAGTGAAAAGGTTAGTAATTGGGAGAGGTAGTGTATTTGCAGATTTGTTAATAATTGGTGAGGCACCTGGAGCACAGGAAGATTTAGAAGGAAAACCTTATGTAGGTAAATCTGGTAAGTTATTAAACGAATTATTGATACAAGCTGGGATTGACTATAAGAAGGATGTTTATTTTTGTAATGTAATTAAATGTCGTCCACCAAATAATAGAAAACCCACTGCTAGAGAAATAAATATTCATAAACCTTGGTTATTACAGCAAATAAAGCTAGTTGATCCAAAATTTATATTACTTACAGGTTCTACTGCTATGAGAGCTATTTTAGAAGTTAAAGATCCTATAAGTAATTTAAGAGGTCAATGGATTAAACAAGATGGGAGAGAAATTATGATAATTTTTCATCCATCTTATTTGTTGAGATTTCCTTCAAAAGAAATTAATAAACCTTACCATCTAACTTTGAAAGACCTAGAGAATGTAAGTGATAGACTATATGCCGTATAATTTAGTGAAAACCTTTTTGAATATCAAGAATTTTAATGTCATTAACTCAATCAAAAGAGGTTAATAGTCTCTCCAAAAGATATTCAACTCATATTGAGAGAAGGATAACTAGAACAGTAATGGTGGGTGATGTAGCTATTGGAAGTGATTATCCAGTAAGAGTTCAATCGATGATAAATGAAGATACAATGGATGTCGAAAATGCTTACTTAGCTATCAAAAGACTTCATGATGTGGGTTGTGAAATTGTAAGGTTAACTGTTCCTTCCTTAGCACATGCCAAAGCAGTAGGAGATATAAAGGCAAAATTATTAGAAAATAATATCAACACCCCCTTGGTGGCCGATGTTCACCATAATGGTATGAAAATTGCAATGGAAGTTGCAAAACATGTTGATAAAGTAAGAATTAATCCTGGATTGTTTGTTTTTGAAAAATCAGACCCTGCTAGAACTGAATATACAGATGAGGAATTTGAAACTATTAAGCAAACAATACTTAAAAGATTTACCCCTTTAGTTGAAGTTTTAAAGGCTGAGAACAAAGCTCTAAGGATTGGAGTTAATCATGGGTCTCTATCTGAGAGGATGCTTTTTACTTATGGAGATACGCCATTAGGAATGACAGAATCTGCGATGGAGTTCGTCAAAATATGTGATGAGCTTGATTTTCATAACATAATTATTTCTATGAAAGCTTCTAGGGCTCCTGTTATGATGGCAGCTTATAGAATGATTGCAGATAGGCTTGACTCAGAAGGATATAACTATCCCTTACATTTGGGAGTGACCGAAGCTGGTGATGGTGATTATGGAAGGATTAAAAGTACTGCTGGAATTGGAACGCTTTTAGCAGAGGGATTAGGAGATACCATCAGGGTTTCCTTAACAGAAGCTCCAGAAAAGGAAATACCAGTGTGCTATTCAATTTTGCAATCTTTAGGATTAAGAAAAACAATGGTTGAATATATCAGTTGCCCTAGTTGTGGTAGAACACTTTTCAATCTAGAAGAAGTTGTAGATAAAGTTAGGACCGCCACCTCACATTTAACGGGTCTAGATATAGCAATAATGGGATGTATTGTTAATGGGCCAGGAGAAATGGCAGATGCTGATTATGGTTATGTTGGAAAAGGTAAAGGAACTATTGCCTTATATAGAAGGAAAGAAGAGATAAAAAGAGTACCTGAAGATGAGGGGGTTAATGCTTTAATCCAACTTATTAAGGATGATGGGAAGTGGATTGATCCTTAAGGATTTGTCAAAATTTTGAATTATAAATAAATTCTTTTTATAATAAAAAATATCGAATTAATTGAAGATAAGAAAATTGCTTAAAAAAAAATTTATATTTCTGTTTGCGACATCCTTTTCTGGACTATTCTTAAATAGTTTTGCAGAGGCAACAGTTTTAAATAATAGTTATAAAGAAGTAATTGATCATGTTTGGCAAATTGTATATAGAGATTTTCTTGATTCAAGCGGCAAATT includes the following:
- a CDS encoding uracil-DNA glycosylase yields the protein MKRLVIGRGSVFADLLIIGEAPGAQEDLEGKPYVGKSGKLLNELLIQAGIDYKKDVYFCNVIKCRPPNNRKPTAREINIHKPWLLQQIKLVDPKFILLTGSTAMRAILEVKDPISNLRGQWIKQDGREIMIIFHPSYLLRFPSKEINKPYHLTLKDLENVSDRLYAV
- a CDS encoding ATP-binding cassette domain-containing protein; translated protein: MNNTVLELENISYKYKNDLILNKINLKINSGEKIALLGKSGSGKTTLISVLNGTIKPTQGKVKLFNESFEELDRKKKSKITTIWQDLRLIEDLSAEQNVNCGLLAENNFYFAFKNLLNISSFKKAHKYMKLCRLHNSIYDKKIRKLSGGQKQRVAIARSLIQESNILLADEPFNNLDPKLITTIKNLLLENVDKNKTKKSPKTALVALHRLDLLNDFDKVIGIRDGKIFFNIKRNNLKKIHLEKIY
- the ispG gene encoding (E)-4-hydroxy-3-methylbut-2-enyl-diphosphate synthase, with the protein product MSLTQSKEVNSLSKRYSTHIERRITRTVMVGDVAIGSDYPVRVQSMINEDTMDVENAYLAIKRLHDVGCEIVRLTVPSLAHAKAVGDIKAKLLENNINTPLVADVHHNGMKIAMEVAKHVDKVRINPGLFVFEKSDPARTEYTDEEFETIKQTILKRFTPLVEVLKAENKALRIGVNHGSLSERMLFTYGDTPLGMTESAMEFVKICDELDFHNIIISMKASRAPVMMAAYRMIADRLDSEGYNYPLHLGVTEAGDGDYGRIKSTAGIGTLLAEGLGDTIRVSLTEAPEKEIPVCYSILQSLGLRKTMVEYISCPSCGRTLFNLEEVVDKVRTATSHLTGLDIAIMGCIVNGPGEMADADYGYVGKGKGTIALYRRKEEIKRVPEDEGVNALIQLIKDDGKWIDP
- a CDS encoding pyridoxal phosphate-dependent aminotransferase, with amino-acid sequence MSQVNLSDRALSIEPSLTLQISAKANQLSAEGVDICNLSAGEPDFDAPKEVIEATSKAIFDGFTKYGPAAGNLDLRKAIANKLQIQNDLNYEFENVMVTNGAKQAIYNLFQVLLNTGDEVIIPSPYWLSYPQMVRLAGGKPIFTNSSAEDGFKINIEDLKSKISSKTKFIIINSPNNPTGRVMSKEELLQIADLARENPNINILSDEIYELILKKEFKHYSLSSLANDLKNRIFIINGFAKGWAMTGWRIGYLVGPKDVIKASSALQSQSTSNVCSFVQKGALEALKINNEFFSMINSHYDQRRRILYEGLNNINGIYIEEPNGAFYAFPKLPNSSITSVDFCNKALQDYGLVVVPGKAFGADQCIRISCAASEIKIKDGLQRIEKAISEYY
- a CDS encoding putative selenate ABC transporter substrate-binding protein → MFNLKYFLVSSSLLFSVFSSPVFSNPKVLKVGAIPDQNQDVLDKRFNLFSKELSKQLDVEVKYIPVINYIAAVTGFRTKDLDLVWFGGLSGVQARLQTPNSIVIAQRDIDKEFKSVFVVNKNLELNSISNIKGLKKLKNLRFTFGSENSTSGRLMPEYFLNQAGVEIKHFKGKKAGFSGSHDATIALVNSGAFDAGALNKQVWENNLKNNPKRTSNLELFWITPEYVDYHWVAQGDLENRFGEGFTKELKSVILNLDIKQKSHKQILDMFNAKRFIKAESKQYKNIEEIGRKLNKIR
- a CDS encoding PhnE/PtxC family ABC transporter permease encodes the protein MNKLKLNYTSLSFLPILVCIPLGYQLINNIHFGGFKLFQEFLISAFNPKIDNEIIITVIKRLNETILIGFFSWLVSIIFGAIFGIISSNIFYKIFNIPNFFYRIVRFFLTIIRSIHEVVWGILLMQIYGINFSIGIIAICIPYIAVNSKVFAEQLETIDYKSFESINQINAPKFSSLLTLIWNPIINTFKNFGLYRLECSIRSTVILGFFGIGGIGTSIFLSFQTLNFRELWTYLWSLAILIILSGLIFKKIKFNTTNKILSIFFIAVFFITILFSFSYFLYFIFNNNIENFNSVSSLFKSSSDLGLFDFLKLILETIILSLLSTGIAISLPPLVIGIFNNNSSKIFIKIFAFLLRLIPTPVIILTLLTFNNPSLSLAALTLGLHNAGITSKLLFTNLDSQDKKNYIAMKSLGISKKTSWLLGLFSQQAKSYLAYCAYRSDIIIRETAIVGVIGSVGLGWQLQESLSSFAWQEVTIVLIAYSSIAIVGELINGKIKNSLT